A DNA window from Camelina sativa cultivar DH55 chromosome 13, Cs, whole genome shotgun sequence contains the following coding sequences:
- the LOC104734871 gene encoding peroxisome biogenesis protein 1-like isoform X3: protein METEAVVRTVAGVDCFVSLPRQLLHALQSTSSSPLPPLLPVELRSGDRRWSVAWSGSSSSSSAIEVARVFAESISLPDGTVVQIRVLPNVPKATLVTVEPDTEDDWEVLELNAELAEAAILSQVRILHETMKFPLWLHDRTVIRFSVVSTFPSKGVVQLVPGTEVAVAPKRRDRNLNAKKSPYAFAPEKECNDLKVLLRVQDTDKSAFRDADVKGFELRVALTSIAYIHPETAKKFSLESLQLISVSPRIPLKGSAKKDEALDMKNSEASKVAENGTPSAKKEPRQAILRLVFSDLAALGHLMMPESLRLYLGAGLHSWVYLRGCNVKVHKEIPAFSLSPCVFKISEKEKVLDRGTNILGNHNSSRKGSHPPSGLSTYMDVVDWSGHDKVVTALSSEGLHGKGNQDNAYQVKNKKALECLTRLWSLAQLDAIASVTGVDVSSLIVGRETFFHFEVRGLESYKSRDRRSSVNDSWESGKKDKNAPLEILYVMKVSDESLLGDKFAVYELSLDRSEKRDNEVHIEPVLAKMNLGDPIYWTTSPKETHFNKGVSPEISSLTWMGPVVLDVIKRMTVLLSPAAAMWFSKFSIPSPGHILIYGPPGSGKTILARAAAKYFEEQKDLLAHVILVSCSALAFEKVQHIHQVLSGVIAEGLEHAPSVIILDDLDSIISSSSDTEGTQASVGITMLTKFLTDVMDDYGEYRNFSCGIGPLAFVASVQSLEQIPQTLSSSGRFDFHVQLAAPATSERGAILKHEIQKRLLECSEDILLELAAKCEGYDAYDLAILVDRAVHAAIGRHLPCESNNLSKYSLVKEDFTRAMHEFVPVAMRDITKSASEGGRLGWEDVGGVTDIKNAIKEMIELPSKYPKIFAKSPLRLRSNVLLYGPPGCGKTHIVGAAAAACSLRFISVKGPELLNKYIGASEQAFLTELDGVEVLTGVFVFAATRPDLLDPALLRPGRLDRLLMCDFPSPPERLEILAVLSRKLPMADDIDLEPIALMTEGFSGADLQALLSDAQLAAVHEFLNREDKPETGTTPIITDPLLKSIASKTKPSVSETEKQKLYDIYSQFLDSRKSSRESKGKRATLA, encoded by the exons ATGGAAACGGAAGCGGTGGTTCGTACCGTCGCCGGCGTAGACTGTTTCGTCTCATTACCTCGTCAGCTACTTCATGCGCTTCAATCCACTAGCTCCTCCCCTCTTCCTCCGCTTCTCCCTGTTGAGCTACGCTCCGGTGACCGCCGTTGGTCAGTAGCTTGGTCCGGCTCTAGCTCATCCTCTTCTGCGATCgag GTCGCTCGAGTGTTTGCGGAAAGCATATCGTTGCCGGATGGTACAGTTGTTCAAATTCGCGTTCTTCCTAATGTGCCCAAGGCTACTTTAGTAACAGTCGAACCAGATACTGAAGATGACTGGGAAGTTCTTGAGCTCAATGCTGAACTTGCCGAGGCTGCTATACTTAGTCAG GTGAGGATACTACATGAGACCATGAAATTCCCTTTGTGGTTGCATGACCGAACTGTGATAAGATTTTCCGTGGTTTCAACATTTCCATCAAAAGGGGTGG TACAACTTGTGCCAGGAACTGAAGTGGCTGTGGCTCCAAAGAGACGAGACAGAAACCTCAATGCAAAAAAGAGTCCTTATGCTTTTGCTCCAGAAAAAGAATGTAACGATCTGAAGGTTCTATTACGTGTACAAGATACTGATAAATCAGCCTTTCGTGATGCTGATGTCAAAGGATTTGAGCTAAGGGTAGCCCTCACTTCCATTGCCTATATTCATCCAGAAACCGCCAAGAAATTTTCTCTAGAATCTCTTCAGTTGATATCTGTATCCCCTAGAATACCCTTGAAAGGTAGTGCAAAAAAGGATGAAGCATTAGATATGAAAAACAGTGAAGCTTCAAAGGTGGCGGAAAATGGCACTCCAAGCGCAAAGAAAGAGCCCCGTCAAGCGATTCTTCGTCTTGTCTTTTCAGATTTAGCTGCTCTTGGACATCTAATGATGCCTGAGTCTCTTCGTCTCTATCTAGGAGCAGGCCTACACTCAT GGGTTTACTTAAGGGGATGCAATGTAAAAGTACACAAAGAAATTCCTGCTTTTTCACTTTCTCCTTGCGTCTTCAAGATTTCTGAAAAGGAAAAGGTGCTGGATAGAGGTACAAATATTCTTGGTAATCATAATTCTAGTAGAAAAGGCAGTCATCCACCTTCTGGCTTGAGCACCTATATGGATGTTGTTGACTGGTCTGGGCACGATAAGGTTGTTACAGCTCTTTCATCTGAGGGTTTGCATGGCAAAGGAAATCAAGATAATGCCTATCAAGTTAAGAATAAAAAAGCATTGGAATGCCTTACTCGCCTGTGGTCATTGGCACAGCTTGATGCTATTGCGTCAGTCACAGGAGTTGATGTTAGTTCGTTAATTGTAGGAAGAGAAACGTTTTTCCATTTCGAAGTAAGAGGGCTCGAATCTTATAAATCAAGAGATAGGCGGTCTTCTGTTAATGATAGTTGGGAAAGTGGGAAGAAGGATAAAAACGCTCCTTTAGAAATTTTGTACGTCATGAAGGTCTCTGATGAGTCTTTGCTTGGTGATAAATTCGCTGTGTATGAGCTTAGCCTGGATAGAAGTGAGAAGAGGGACAATGAGGTGCATATTGAGCCAGTGCTTGCGAAGATGAATCTTGGCGACCCGATATATTGGACGACGTCTCCTAAAGAAACACACTTTAATAAAGGTGTTTCCCCGGAAATCTCTTCCTTGACGTGGATGGGCCCAGTTGTGTTGGATGTTATCAAGC GGATGACCGTGTTGTTGTCTCCTGCAGCCGCAATGTGGTTTAGCAAGTTCAGTATTCCATCACCTGGACATATTCTCATATATGGGCCTCCT GGTTCAGGAAAGACAATATTGGCAAGAGCTGCTGCGAAGTACTTCGAAGAACAGAAAGACTTGTTGGCACATGT GATTCTGGTATCTTGTTCTGCACTTGCCTTTGAGAAGGTTCAACACATCCATCAAGTTCTTTCTGGTGTAATAGCTGAGGGCTTGGAACATGCACCATCTGTCATCATTTTGGATGATCTTGATAGCATTATCTCATCGTCTTCAGATACCGAGGGAACACAAGCTTCGGTTGGGATTACGATGCTTACAAAATTCCTAACAGATGTTATGGATGATTATGGG GAGTACAGGAATTTTTCTTGTGGAATTGGTCCACTTGCATTTGTTGCTTCTGTCCAGTCTCTGGAACAAATTCCACAGACATTGAGCTCATCAG GAAGGTTTGACTTCCATGTGCAACTGGCTGCTCCTGCTACCTCAGAACGTGGGGCCATACTGAAGCACGAGATACAGAAACGCCTTTTAGAATGTTCAGAAGACATATTGCTTGAATTAGCTGCTAAATGTGAAGGATATGATGCGTATGACTTG gcAATATTGGTTGATAGAGCTGTTCATGCTGCCATTGGCCGGCATCTACCTTGTGAATCAAATAATCTATCCAAATATTCTTTGGTCAAAGAAGACTTTACTCGAGCTATGCATGAATTTGTTCCTGTTGCCATGCGTGACATCACAAAATCTGCCTCTGAAGGGGGTCGTTTGGGGTGGGAAGATGTGGGAGGTGTGACTGATATTAAAAATGCTATCAAAGAG ATGATTGAGTTGCCATCAAAATATCCGAAAATCTTTGCAAAATCTCCTTTGCGTTTGAGATCGAATGTTCTCTTGTATGGTCCACCTGGTTGTGGGAAGACTCACATTGTTGGGGCAGCTGCTGCCGCGTGTTCCCTACGGTTTATATCGGTGAAGGGGCCTGAGCTGTTAAACAAATACATTGGTGCATCTGAACAAGCG TTTCTGACAGAACTGGATGGAGTTGAAGTTCTGACCGGGGTCTTTGTTTTTGCTGCAACGAG ACCAGATTTACTTGATCCTGCGCTCCTAAGGCCTGGCCGGCTTGATCGTTTGCTTATGTGCGACTTTCCTTCCCCACCAGAGCGATTAGAGATTCTTGCAGTTCTTTCGAGAAAG CTTCCGATGGCTGATGATATTGACTTAGAACCTATAGCTTTGATGACTGAAGGCTTCAGTGGAGCTGATCTTCAAGCTCTTCTCTCAGATGCCCAGCTTGCAGCTGTTCACGAGTTTCTGAACAGAGAAGATAAACCCGAAACCGGAACTACGCCAATAATAACCGATCCTCTTCTGAAGTCGATCGCTTCAAAAACTAAGCCATCGGTTTCCGAGACCGAGAAGCAAAAGCTCTATGACATATATAGCCAGTTTCTGGATTCAAGAAAATcg TCAAGAGAATCAAAGGGCAAAAGAGCAACCTTAGCATAA